The Pirellulales bacterium sequence AGACGCTCTTCTTTCACGAGCTTTCCGTTGTCGAGCGTCAGGCGCGTGATCGGCTGGGCGCGCTGGCCGCCCAGGAGAAGGCGCCCCTTCGGGTCCTTCGTCATGCAGATCCAAGAGCCGTTTGTGACCCGATCGGCCTTGAGGACCGTTTGGATGCTAAAGCCGGGAAGCGTTTCCAAGACCGCGGCGGGATCGCCAGCAGCATCCGATTGCGGCGCCGAACCATCGGCGGGCCCATAGACAGCCTTGGTGATCACGAGCTTTCTCCCGGCCGGCGCCGCGATTTCGAGTCGCCCCCCCTCGTTGACATCGCGGTGGAATTTTTGGTCGCCAATGCGGTATTCGACATGGAGCTTCTTCGGAACGTCGGGAGCGGTGTCGCCGAACGTCTCATTGCCGGCGGCAATCGCAAGCTTGTTGTCCTTCACGGCAGCCGCGACCTTCGATGTGACGTTCGTCGCATCGTCGGCCTTGGCGATCGCGATGAACACTGCGACGAACAGTGCGATGAACGACGCGCCGACGACCGCAAAAGCAGGTGCGCTGCGAGGAAACGACGCCCGCGAACAAGGCAAACGAAACTTCATAGATGTCCTTCATGCTGATCTGGGTTTATTGAACTACGACGGATATTGGCGAATGGCACGAAGCATATTGTAACTTGCTGGCCGGCACATATCATCGGTTGCTCGCGGTCGTCGTCGGATTCTTTCGCACCGACGAAACCCGGGGTGTTCGGGTTCCCGCTGGCATGCCCTCGCCCGACAATGGGTGGAACCTCGGCACCCATTTGATCGCGCGGCTCTAATTGCCGCCACGCGATCGAATCGCAACGCCGGGGCCGCTCCGTCAAAATCCCTGGACGGTTGGCTGGAAACTCAAAATCAAGCCGCGCCGGCCGCGCCGCTGCCGACATTGCCTCGGTTCGGCTGCCGCGGTAGACTCCGCCGCCGCGAACTCCCATCGCCCGCGGTCCGTTTATATAATGCCTGACGGCACAAAGGGGAATGCTCCGATGATTGGTCGAACTCGTGCGAAGGGATTTACCTTGAAGCGACAAACGGCATTTGGCTTTGCGATCGTGTTGCTCGCGGTCGGTTTGTGGGGCTGCGGGCCCTCGGGGCTTGGCACAAATCGGGCTCAGGCCCAATCCGGCGGCCTGGGCGGCCTGGGCAACTTGCAACGCGCCGACGGGTTGGGAGATTCACTCGACGATTCCGCCGGCGACCTCGCCGTTCATGCCAGCATCTTGCCCCCCAACGGCGATCGGCCGGCACAACTCGTGATCGCGGTTGATATTCCGCCCGGCTGGCATACTTACTCGATCACGCAGCCCGAACATGGCCCGAACCGCACGCAAATCAAGCTCGACCGATCCGACGAATACAGGGCCGGCAAATTCACGGCCGATCCGCCGCCCAGGTCGCACATCGACGATGCCTTCCCGGGCATTCCACAGGAAGAGCACACTGGGCATGTCACGTGGACGGCCCCGCTGACATTTCGGCAAGGTGTCGATCTGTCGCAATTCAAAATCTCGGGCTCGGTGTACGCGCAGCGCTGCTCGACCGGATGCTTGCAGCCGAAGGACTTTAATTTTACGGCGGTCGTCGTCGGAGCGCCGAAGATCGTGACTACCGGGCCGATGGCTTCTCGGCCAGGGGCCACCGGGCGACAGCCCCCGATTCCGGCGACATCCCGGCCGGCAGCGGAACCCGTCTGGACGGCGGGTCGGTATCAGGCGGTCGGAAGCGATGCGATCGTGCAGGGCTCGATCGAGCCTGCGGTGGTCGCGCCGGGGAGCACGATCCGTGTCTCGCTCGTCGTTTCGCCTGGCCGCGGAGCGCACGTGTATGCGCTGGCCGCTCGCGACGCCGCAGCGGTCGGCAGCGGCAAGCCGACGCTGATTGCAGTACAAAAGCTCCCACATTGGATAGTGGATTCCGCGCGGCCCGATCGCGAGCCGCTGGAGGAAACGACGGAAGCCGGGCGGCAGAGCGTTTACGACAAGCCGGTTCGCTGGAACGTGAATATCGCCGTTCCGCAGAACGCCTCGGGGACATTCCCGATCGACGGAATTATCGGCTATCAGACCTGCACTGCGACGAGTTGCGACTTCCCGAAAGCCGCCCGATTCAAAGGCCAGATCATGGTCGGGGCGGCCGGGTTGGCTCAGGTCGACGCGGCGCCGCTTTCCTTTTCTCCGGCAACTTACACCGAGGCGGCCGAGCTGGCTGCCGGCACTCTGGGCCTTGCGACGGCCCGCAACGCGGCGCACCCGGCGCCGGAGATCGCGGCGTCGTCGGTGCTGTTCGGCCAATTGCACCCGCGCATCAAGGGCACCGAGCCGACCAACGTTGTCTCGGTGATCTTCCTTGGATTCATCGGCGGATTGATTTTGAATCTGATGCCCTGCGTGCTGCCGGTCATCGGGTTGAAAATTCTGGCGTTCGTCGAGCAAGGAGGGCGGAACCGAGCTCGCGCGCTCGTGCTCAATATCTGGTATTCGCTCGGGCTCTTGACCGTGTTCATGGTCCTTGCGGTGCTGGCGGCGAATCTGCAATGGGCCTGGGGGCAGCAGTTCCAATCCACGACATTCGACATCGTGATGTGCGGCATCGTGTTTACGATGGCACTGAGCTTTCTCGGCGTGTGGGAGATTCCGATCCCGGGCTTCGTGGGTTCGGGCAAGTCGGCGAAATTGGCGGCGAAGGAAGGAGCGGCGGGCGCCTTCGCCAAGGGCGTGCTCACCACCGTATTGGCCACACCGTGCAGCGGCCCCTATCTAGGCGCCGTGTTCAGCTACACGCTGACGCAATCGCCGCTGCTGACCTATCTGGTATTTGCGTCGATCGGCCTGGGAATGGCATCGCCGTATTTGCTGCTCGGGGCGTATCCATCCCTGTTGCGATTCTTGCCCAAGCCGGGCGCTTGGATGGACACGTTCAAGCAGTTAATGGGCTTCGTGCTGTTGGGCACGGTCGTGTATCTGTTGTCGCTCTTGGATCAGAACCTGTTTTTGCCGGTGCTGACGCTGCTATTCGGGCTGTGGGCCGGCTGCTGGTGGATCGGCCGCACACCGCTGACGGCGAATTTCGGCCGCAAAATGGTGGCATGGGGCAGCGGCGCGGGGGTGGCTGCGGCAATCGGCGTGTTCGCCTTCACCGTGCTGATTCCCCGGCCGGCCCTGTTGGGTTGGCAGCCTTATTCGACGGAAGGGCTTGAAAAACTGCTCGCGGCGAAAAAAACCGTGATGGTGGATTTCACGGCCAATTGGTGCCCGAATTGCCATTTGAATTCGGCCCGGGCGATCAACACCCATCGCGTCGAGCAGATCGTGCAGGCAAACGGCGTCGTGCCGCTGCTGGCCGATTGGAGCAATCCATCGCCCGACATCGAGCGAATGCTCAAGGCGCTGCATAGCAAGTCGATTCCGGTGTTGGCGATTTTTCCCGCCGACCATCCGAACGAGCCGTTTGTGCTGCGCGACGTGGTAAGCCAATCGGAAGTCTTGGAAACGCTTCAAGAAGCCGGCCCCTCGCAAACCGGCCTGGCGTTGCTCGACCGCGCGCCGCGCTAAGACGAAGCAGCTCACGCGGAGGCGCGGGGAATGCGGAGGAGAACGAGCGGAGGAAGAATTGCGGAGTCGCAATCGGTCGCACGATTGCAGGTCGGTTCACAAATCGCTCGTATTGCGTCCGTTCCTCTTTCTTCTTCTTCTTTCCTCCGCGCTTCCCACGTCTCCGCGTGAGCTGCTTCGCCTGCTTGGTCTGCTTCGCCTGCTTCGTCTCCGTCGCACTCCGTCGGTCTCCGCGCGCCGGGGCTGGCTAACGCGCTTCCCTGGTGATACGATTTCGGCCTGCACTTTCGCCGTGCCAACGCGCGGCAACGCATTGCCCGAACACGTTCCCGGAGGAAAGAGTCATGGCCGACAAGCAGGCGCTGATCGATGGCTTGAACGAAGATCTCAATCTGGAATTGGAAGCGATCTTGCGCTACGTATACCACGCGGCCAGCGCGACGGGCCTGTTGGGGCACGAGCTGCGCGAGATGGCCAAGGCGGATTTGGCCGGCGAGCTTGTGCACGCTTCGTTTTTGGCCGACAAAATCGCCGCGCTTGGCGGCGAGCCGAACATCAATCCCCGGCCGCCGAAGAAGCATAAATCGGCCAAGGATATGCTCCAAGAAGATGTCGCTGCCGAACGGGCGATCGCCGAAAACTACCGCCGCCATATCGAGCTGGCCGAAGCGCTCGGCGAAAAAGGCTTGGTAATCAAGCTCGAAGACATCCTCTCCGACGAAGTCGACCACGCCGACGAACTCGAGCGGCTGGCGCGTTGATGTGCGGTCCTCGGATGCGAAAGAATGGGGATGGGCGCCCCGCGGAAACCGTTTTTCGGGCTTCTGCGGCCGGGTTCGGAGCCAGTCACCGTTCATTCCAAGCTCATAGGGGAATTTGCGGATGGCCGATCATGTCGTGTTGTTGAGCGTGCCGGGGCTGCGGGCAACAGATCTTGCGGCGATGCCGAATCTCAGCCGGCTCGTGGCGGAGGGGGATCGGGCCGCGCTCTCGCCGAGTTTTCCCTGCCTCACTTGTCCGGTGCAGGCGAACATGACAACCGGCAAAATGCCGGCGCAACATGGCGTCGTGGCCAACGGTTTTTATTGGCCCGAGCGGCATGAAGTCGAGATGTGGACGGCATGGAACGACGCTATTCTCTCGCCCCAGATTTGGGACATCCTGCATCAACACGACTCGGAGCTGCGCTCCGCCGTATGGTTCCCGCTGTTGGCCAAGGGGGCCGGGGCCGATTGGATTTGCACCCCCGCGCCGATCCACAATCCCGACGGCAGCGAATCGCTGTGGTGCTACACGCAGCCGACCGAGATGTATGGCGAATTGCGCGACGCGCTGGGCCATTTTCCGCTGCAGCATTTCTGGGGACCGCTGGCCAATATCCGCTCGACCGCTTGGATCGTCGATTCGGCGATTCACCTGGCCCGCCGCGAACGGCCAAATTTTTTCTACATCTATCTGCCGCATCTCGACTACGCCGCGCAGAAATCGGGGCCCGATAGTCCCGCGGCATCGCAAGCCCTCGTGGATCTCGACGAGGTGCTCGGCCGGCTATTTGCCGCGTTTCAGGAAATCTATTCCGGCTCGGATCGGAAGGAAGAGCCGCTCTGGCTCGTGGCCAGCGAATACACGATTTGGCCGGTGGATCATGTCACTTATCCGAATCGCGTGCTGCGCGAGGCGGGATTGCTCGCGGTGAAGGAGCAGCCCGACGGCGAATATCTCGACATCCCCGGCAGCACGGCCTGGGCAATGGTCGATCATCAACTGTCGCATGTCTATATCCAAGGGGGCGCAGAGAGTATCGAACGCGTCAGAAAACTGTTCACCGGGCGCGAAGGGATTGCCGAGGTGCTGCTGGGTGAAGACCTGGCCCGATACGAACTGAACCACGAACGGTCGGGGCAGATTGTGCTCGTGTCGGCGGCGAACAGTTGGCAGGCGTACTATTGGTGGCTCGACGACCGGCGGGCCCCGCCCTTCGCGCGCACCGTCGATATCCACCGCAAGCCGGGCTACGATCCGGTCGAATTGCATTTCGACCCGGCCACGAAGAGCATTCCCCTCGATGCGACGCGCGTGCGCGGTTCGCACGGCGCTCCGGTGCGTGAAGCATGGCAACAGGGAGTGTTGCTGACCTCGCAGCGCGGAGTGCTCGAAGGCCCCCCGATGGCCGACACCGATGTGTTCGACCTGGTGCTGCGGCAGTTTGGAATATAGGCTTGAGGCTTAAGGCTACAGCCTTTGGGTACGAAGCAAGCGGGGGCTACGCGCCCTTACAGCTTCAAGCCGCACTGCCGTTCTTTGTCGCTCAAGCCTTCAGTCTGTAGCCTTCAGCCTTTCCTACCATCTTGCCTCCACGCCAGCGTTGAAGCCGTGGATGATCACGCTTTCGTGGGCGTTGAGCGCGGTTCCGGTCGCGGCCGTGTTCGTGAAATCGACTTGATTAGGCGCCAGGGCCAAGTCGCTGATCCACAGGCCCGTATAGCCGAGTTTTGCCGTGAGGAACGAAAACACCGGGTAGGTCATGTAGGCCGACACTTCACCGGCGAACGACAGTTCGGTGTTCGAGCTCCCCGCCGAAACGAGAGTCACCGTGTTGTCGGCATCGTTGACGGTCTGGTGCTGGGCCGCGGAGTTCGCGAACACACCGGCCTTGGATTCGATGTCGAATTGCAATCGGCTGATCTGCCATTGGCCGCGAACACCGAGTTGCGGGCCCAACAGGTGGTTGTGCGAATTGATGGTGTAGTCGCTCGCGGATACCGCGCTCGAAGCGCCGTTGATGTCGTATTTGTCGTTGACTTCGATATAGCGGACGCCGGCTAGAAATTGGATGTTGGCATACGGGCGAACGAAGTTGAATTCCGTGCTGTCGAAACGGCTGGTGTAGCTGGTCGTGATCGCGCTGGTGCCGCCCGCGGCACTGCCCAAATCGGTCAGCACGGTGCCCAGCGCCCCGGGGATCGTCAGATCGGCGGCGCCGGTCGCTCCCGAGCGGCTGGTCCAATAGTTTTGCCCCTCGAACGTGGTTTCCAAGGCGAACGCTTGGGGAAACATATAGCCGGCGGTCATCTTCACCCCCGGTTCGTATTTGAACTCGGGCGAGCTGGTCGTGTTTTGCAGCACGGTGCCGGTGGTGGTTTCGATCACCGGCTGTGAGACGAGGCCCATCGTGCGCCGGGCATAAAACACTTCGGCGTCGAAATAGGCCCAGTGCGTCAGTTGATCGTTGAAGCATTGCGCGGGCGGGGCGCATCCGCCGCCACATTGATCGCAGCCGGGTCCGCCCCCCATTGGCAGCGGGCCGCCTTGCTCGCCGGGACCGGGGCCGTAGAGTTGTGCCTGAGCGGGATCCATTTGCATTTGGCCATATTGCGCTTGGCCCGCCGGGTAGCCTTGCATGGCGGGATAGCCGCCTTGCATCATCGGATAGCCTTGCATTCCCGGGTTGCCCTGCATCGCGTAGCCTTGCTGTCCGTAAACTTGCGTCGCATAGTTTTGCGCCGCATAGCCCTGGCCGCCATAACCCTGGTTGCCGGGCGGATAGCTGCCGGGCCCTTGGGCCTGCGCGCCAACGGTGAAAAGGGCCAACATGGCTGCCGCCATGGCCAACTGCGAAACCTTCATGGGTCGTCTCCGTGTCCGGGCGAATGCTGCGACGCGATCGATAGGACCGCCGCCAGCGGGAAGTGGCGTCGGCAAAGCGTCGTCGGATAGGACGGTTCGGCAGCGGGCGATTTACCCCCTCGCACATTCGCTGCGAATATCCCTTACCACCGGATTCATCGGATTAAGCGGCCAGTTAACTCAATCGGAAAGGCCCGAAAAATCGGCTCACATGGCATAAACCGACCCCTTCCGTGCGTCTGGGCGACAACCACGGAAGGATGGATAAACTTTTCCGGCGCCCTCGGCGGCCGCGCCATTCAGCAATCGTCCGGAGCCCGCCGCGCTAGCACCGAATAAACCGGATTACTCATCGCGCCACACTAGCCCGAAGCGTAAGCGAGGGAGCCACCGTGGCAAACCCTCGCTAACGCTTCGGGCTACTATCCCGCGGCATGTCGCGAATTCCTGGCACTACGAATAATCCGGGCTAAACCGGCCGTCCAATCCGCCACTAAATGGAGATGGCAACTACTTGTTACCTGCAGCGCACGGGCTCATCTCCGGCTTTCCGACCAGGAACTGCCCACCGCGCTCACGCCGGCCGTTGCAGCCAATCGGGCAATCGCCTCACATTCCCCTCGCGATCGACGCATGCAATCTTGCTGCGTCCCGTGGCCAGCAGTTCCGTGCCGCGGTAGAGATGATATTCATGCTCGATCCGCGCCCCGCGCGCCGAGAGCGTGGTGGTGCGCAGCGTCAGCAGGTCGTCGTAGCTGGCCGGCCGCAGATATTTGCAGGAAATCTCGGAGACGACCAGATACAGCCCGAGCTCTTCGACTTGCTTGTAGCTATAGCCGGCGGCACGCAACAATTCGGTTCGGCCGAGTTCGAAATACGTCGCGTAGTTGGCATGATGGAGCCGGCCCATGGCATCGGTCTCCTGATAGCGAACGCGGATTTGCAAATCGTGTTGCAGAAGCATGGGGAATAGCGTGAGGGTGAGGGTGAGGGCGAGGGCGAGGGCGACGGGCTAGGAGGTGTGTGCTGGCACGAATGGGAACGGACATGGAGGTTTCTGACTTTTGAAGTGGCGTCGGGCACGCTTCCGCGTCTCGAACCCCTAACCCTAACCCCTAACCCTACTCTATCCTCTCCCAGCGTTTTGATTCCGCCGAGCGGTAGGCTGCATCGAGAACGCAATTGACGATGTAGCCGTCGGCGAAGGTTTCGCGCGGAGGGCGGCCATCGACGACGCATTCGATGAAGTGCCGCATTTCCTCGCGGTAGCCGTACGTCCACGCTTCGTCCACCGGCGGAAAAAGCCAGCCAGTCTCCGATTCGGCCTTTTCAACCGTGTAGCCCACGCCCGAGCGGGAAAACACTTTGATCGGCGTCTCCCGCGTCACGTCGGTGAAGATCGCGCCTTCGCTGCCATAGACTTCGTTGCGCAAGTCGAGCCCGCCGCGGGCTGTCCAACTCAATTCGGCCTGCCCCAACTGGCCCCCTTCGAACCGCATCAGCAGCACGGCGTTGTCTTCAGCGTCGGTTCGCTCGTGATGGAGCAGCCGGCCGGTCCACGCGAACACCTCGACGATCGGCACTTCCTTGCCGATCAAATACCGGGCCGCTTCGATCGTGTGGCAGCCCATGTCGAGCATCGCGCCGCCACCGCTGAGTTCTTTCTTCCAGAACCAATCGGAATGCGGCCCCGCATGCGCTTCGCGCGACCGCACGGTGAGCACCTTGCCGATCCCGCCGCGCTCGACAAACTCGCGGGCCTTCATCACCGACGGGCTGAACACCTCGGTTTCGCCGTAGCCGTGCAACACGCCGGCCGCCCGAACGGCCTCGAGCATCTCGCGGGCTTCGTGCCGATTGCGGCCCAACGGCTTGGTGCACACAACGTGCTTGCCGGCCCGCGCGCAGCGCACGACCAGATCCTTGTGCGCATAATTCGGCGCCGCGACAAGCATGAGATCGAGATCCGCGCGGCCGATCGTACCGTTCACGTCTGCCGTGGCCTCGGGGATCTTCCACTGGCTCGCAAATGCCCGGGCATGCTCGATCGACGGCGACGCGACGACCGGTATTTCCCAACCGGCGACGTTCTGCAAGCCCTGCAAGTAAAACGTGCTGAGAAATCCGCTGCCGAGCAGGCCGATGCGAACGGTCATCGATGCGTCGCCTTCCCATGTAGCAGGCACACTCCGTGTGCCGTCAGCCGTTGTGAAAAAGATCGCCGACGTTTTGCACGTGTGCGCCGTTTGGTGCAAAGCGCAGTTGTGCCTACGGACTCACAGCGTCTCCAGCTCTCGCCGCCCGATTTCGAGGATTTTCGCGTCGTCCCATTTTTCGAGCGGCGAATAGCGCGGATGGCGCGATTCCTGATACGGATCGTTGCGGGCCGTGTTGTAGCAGCAGATCAAGGCCCAGCGCGGATCGGGGCTGCGGTTTTGCGCCGAGCAGTGCAACAGGTTGGCGTGAAAAAAAATTGCCGAGCCGGCTTCCATTTCGCAGTGAACCAATTCCATCCGTTCCATCGCAGCGGCAACGCGTTCCAGATTGGCCCCGGTTTGGTCGCCCACTTTGCCATGGTCGATGCGCCCCATGCGATGCGAACCTTTGAGCACTTGCAAGCAGCCGTTTTCCTTGGTCGCCCGATCGATGGCGATCATGCAGCTCGCCAAGTCGGGAAACAGGCAGCCGTTGTGATACCAATAGCCGTAATCCTGGTGCCATTCCCAAGCCCCGCCGGTGAATGCCTCTTTGAGGATTATCTTGTGATGGTAGTGGTACACTTCCCCGCCGAGCAGCCGCTCCATGGTGTCGACGATCCGCCGGCAGCGGACCAGCGCGCTTTCGATGTCGTCGCCCAATTCGTTTTGGACCGCCAGCTTGATCGCCCCGCCTTGCCCGTCGCGGCGGCTGGCGGCCTGTTCGACCCGCGCGTGTCGCGATCGCGCGATTTTTCGCAGCAG is a genomic window containing:
- a CDS encoding ferritin-like domain-containing protein; amino-acid sequence: MADKQALIDGLNEDLNLELEAILRYVYHAASATGLLGHELREMAKADLAGELVHASFLADKIAALGGEPNINPRPPKKHKSAKDMLQEDVAAERAIAENYRRHIELAEALGEKGLVIKLEDILSDEVDHADELERLAR
- a CDS encoding phytanoyl-CoA dioxygenase family protein, translated to MPPFTVTDELVRRFQEDGFFLVRGLFDPGEIELLRKIARSRHARVEQAASRRDGQGGAIKLAVQNELGDDIESALVRCRRIVDTMERLLGGEVYHYHHKIILKEAFTGGAWEWHQDYGYWYHNGCLFPDLASCMIAIDRATKENGCLQVLKGSHRMGRIDHGKVGDQTGANLERVAAAMERMELVHCEMEAGSAIFFHANLLHCSAQNRSPDPRWALICCYNTARNDPYQESRHPRYSPLEKWDDAKILEIGRRELETL
- a CDS encoding BBP7 family outer membrane beta-barrel protein, whose product is MKVSQLAMAAAMLALFTVGAQAQGPGSYPPGNQGYGGQGYAAQNYATQVYGQQGYAMQGNPGMQGYPMMQGGYPAMQGYPAGQAQYGQMQMDPAQAQLYGPGPGEQGGPLPMGGGPGCDQCGGGCAPPAQCFNDQLTHWAYFDAEVFYARRTMGLVSQPVIETTTGTVLQNTTSSPEFKYEPGVKMTAGYMFPQAFALETTFEGQNYWTSRSGATGAADLTIPGALGTVLTDLGSAAGGTSAITTSYTSRFDSTEFNFVRPYANIQFLAGVRYIEVNDKYDINGASSAVSASDYTINSHNHLLGPQLGVRGQWQISRLQFDIESKAGVFANSAAQHQTVNDADNTVTLVSAGSSNTELSFAGEVSAYMTYPVFSFLTAKLGYTGLWISDLALAPNQVDFTNTAATGTALNAHESVIIHGFNAGVEARW
- a CDS encoding nucleotide pyrophosphatase/phosphodiesterase family protein; translation: MADHVVLLSVPGLRATDLAAMPNLSRLVAEGDRAALSPSFPCLTCPVQANMTTGKMPAQHGVVANGFYWPERHEVEMWTAWNDAILSPQIWDILHQHDSELRSAVWFPLLAKGAGADWICTPAPIHNPDGSESLWCYTQPTEMYGELRDALGHFPLQHFWGPLANIRSTAWIVDSAIHLARRERPNFFYIYLPHLDYAAQKSGPDSPAASQALVDLDEVLGRLFAAFQEIYSGSDRKEEPLWLVASEYTIWPVDHVTYPNRVLREAGLLAVKEQPDGEYLDIPGSTAWAMVDHQLSHVYIQGGAESIERVRKLFTGREGIAEVLLGEDLARYELNHERSGQIVLVSAANSWQAYYWWLDDRRAPPFARTVDIHRKPGYDPVELHFDPATKSIPLDATRVRGSHGAPVREAWQQGVLLTSQRGVLEGPPMADTDVFDLVLRQFGI
- a CDS encoding cytochrome c biogenesis protein CcdA, producing the protein MIGRTRAKGFTLKRQTAFGFAIVLLAVGLWGCGPSGLGTNRAQAQSGGLGGLGNLQRADGLGDSLDDSAGDLAVHASILPPNGDRPAQLVIAVDIPPGWHTYSITQPEHGPNRTQIKLDRSDEYRAGKFTADPPPRSHIDDAFPGIPQEEHTGHVTWTAPLTFRQGVDLSQFKISGSVYAQRCSTGCLQPKDFNFTAVVVGAPKIVTTGPMASRPGATGRQPPIPATSRPAAEPVWTAGRYQAVGSDAIVQGSIEPAVVAPGSTIRVSLVVSPGRGAHVYALAARDAAAVGSGKPTLIAVQKLPHWIVDSARPDREPLEETTEAGRQSVYDKPVRWNVNIAVPQNASGTFPIDGIIGYQTCTATSCDFPKAARFKGQIMVGAAGLAQVDAAPLSFSPATYTEAAELAAGTLGLATARNAAHPAPEIAASSVLFGQLHPRIKGTEPTNVVSVIFLGFIGGLILNLMPCVLPVIGLKILAFVEQGGRNRARALVLNIWYSLGLLTVFMVLAVLAANLQWAWGQQFQSTTFDIVMCGIVFTMALSFLGVWEIPIPGFVGSGKSAKLAAKEGAAGAFAKGVLTTVLATPCSGPYLGAVFSYTLTQSPLLTYLVFASIGLGMASPYLLLGAYPSLLRFLPKPGAWMDTFKQLMGFVLLGTVVYLLSLLDQNLFLPVLTLLFGLWAGCWWIGRTPLTANFGRKMVAWGSGAGVAAAIGVFAFTVLIPRPALLGWQPYSTEGLEKLLAAKKTVMVDFTANWCPNCHLNSARAINTHRVEQIVQANGVVPLLADWSNPSPDIERMLKALHSKSIPVLAIFPADHPNEPFVLRDVVSQSEVLETLQEAGPSQTGLALLDRAPR
- a CDS encoding thioesterase family protein, yielding MLLQHDLQIRVRYQETDAMGRLHHANYATYFELGRTELLRAAGYSYKQVEELGLYLVVSEISCKYLRPASYDDLLTLRTTTLSARGARIEHEYHLYRGTELLATGRSKIACVDREGNVRRLPDWLQRPA
- a CDS encoding Gfo/Idh/MocA family oxidoreductase, giving the protein MTVRIGLLGSGFLSTFYLQGLQNVAGWEIPVVASPSIEHARAFASQWKIPEATADVNGTIGRADLDLMLVAAPNYAHKDLVVRCARAGKHVVCTKPLGRNRHEAREMLEAVRAAGVLHGYGETEVFSPSVMKAREFVERGGIGKVLTVRSREAHAGPHSDWFWKKELSGGGAMLDMGCHTIEAARYLIGKEVPIVEVFAWTGRLLHHERTDAEDNAVLLMRFEGGQLGQAELSWTARGGLDLRNEVYGSEGAIFTDVTRETPIKVFSRSGVGYTVEKAESETGWLFPPVDEAWTYGYREEMRHFIECVVDGRPPRETFADGYIVNCVLDAAYRSAESKRWERIE